The following are encoded in a window of Bacteroidota bacterium genomic DNA:
- a CDS encoding DMT family transporter codes for MKQVKGYLFIAIAATLWGASATIVKHLFNIQYPPLIIVQTRVSIAFVVLVVSFLVTNPRLLVFRLRDVPLFFFVGVCGIAGSNYFYYFAIKESNVSTAIVVQYSAPIMVALYAIAMQHEKMTRFKLLALVFSTAGIFLAVGGLNGLLVANHKGILFALMAAVSYAIFNLAGKPLTKKYSVWSSLVFTLGAATLFWLVVQPPRTILAAGYTFADWKIFALVSTTSILVPYSFYFFGLQYLSPTRAIITSTLEPVVAIATEFIFLGGTMGPLQIVGAFFVIGSIILLETTSGMHRES; via the coding sequence ATGAAGCAGGTAAAAGGGTATCTCTTCATCGCCATTGCCGCGACGCTCTGGGGGGCATCGGCGACGATCGTCAAGCATCTGTTCAACATCCAGTATCCGCCGCTGATCATCGTACAAACGCGCGTCTCGATCGCGTTCGTTGTTCTCGTCGTCTCCTTTCTTGTGACTAATCCGCGCCTTCTCGTGTTCAGGCTTCGCGACGTGCCGCTCTTCTTTTTCGTCGGAGTGTGCGGCATCGCCGGTTCGAACTATTTTTACTATTTCGCGATCAAGGAATCGAACGTGTCGACGGCGATCGTTGTGCAGTATTCAGCGCCGATCATGGTCGCGTTGTACGCCATCGCAATGCAGCACGAGAAAATGACGCGGTTCAAACTTCTCGCGTTGGTCTTCTCCACGGCTGGTATTTTTCTCGCCGTCGGAGGCCTCAACGGGTTGCTGGTCGCGAACCACAAAGGGATCCTCTTTGCTCTGATGGCCGCAGTGTCGTACGCGATCTTCAATCTGGCGGGAAAACCGCTGACGAAAAAATATTCCGTCTGGTCGTCTCTCGTGTTCACGCTGGGGGCGGCAACGCTCTTCTGGCTCGTTGTGCAGCCTCCCCGGACCATTCTGGCCGCGGGATATACGTTTGCCGACTGGAAGATCTTCGCTCTTGTTTCGACGACCTCGATCCTGGTTCCGTACTCCTTCTACTTTTTTGGGCTTCAGTATCTCTCTCCGACCAGGGCGATCATCACCAGCACGCTGGAACCGGTCGTCGCCATTGCGACGGAGTTTATTTTTCTCGGGGGAACGATGGGGCCTCTTCAGATCGTCGGCGCGTTCTTCGTGATCGGCTCGATCATTTTGCTTGAAACGACTTCCGGCATGCACCGGGAGAGCTAA
- a CDS encoding RNA methyltransferase produces MRSERRTQKIVTVLSRRQPDLTIVIENIHDPHNVSAMLRSADAVGIHEVQLVYTKEKFPKVGKKSSSSANKWVERRRFDSLRECYDRLHSEGFLIYATRLDEAARPLYSFDLKKKVAFVFGNEHAGVSDEAASLADASIMIPMMGMIQSLNVSVACAVTLYEALRQRLNEENYGIPKFKKKEFDRLCSEWLKK; encoded by the coding sequence ATGAGATCGGAAAGGCGAACGCAAAAGATAGTAACGGTGCTCTCCCGTCGGCAGCCCGACCTGACGATCGTTATCGAAAATATTCATGATCCCCATAATGTGAGCGCAATGCTCCGGTCTGCGGATGCTGTCGGCATTCATGAGGTCCAGCTGGTGTACACAAAGGAGAAATTCCCAAAGGTCGGCAAGAAAAGCTCGTCGAGCGCAAACAAATGGGTGGAGAGAAGAAGGTTTGATTCACTCCGGGAATGCTACGACCGGCTTCACAGTGAAGGATTCTTGATTTATGCCACCCGGCTGGATGAGGCGGCCCGTCCTCTTTACTCGTTCGACCTGAAGAAAAAGGTCGCCTTTGTCTTCGGCAACGAACATGCGGGCGTTTCCGATGAAGCGGCCTCGCTGGCCGATGCGAGCATCATGATCCCGATGATGGGGATGATTCAAAGCCTTAATGTCTCCGTCGCCTGTGCGGTGACGCTCTACGAAGCGCTGCGGCAGCGCCTGAACGAAGAGAACTATGGGATACCAAAATTCAAAAAAAAAGAGTTTGACCGCCTCTGCAGTGAATGGCTGAAAAAATAA
- a CDS encoding alpha/beta hydrolase, translating into MRLLPSIVLISAVTVSLAGCTRGGKVDAVNAEMIPLKDKVITGYVTGKGGVKLFIRIEGNGSPTLVLPGGPGYGFDYLVPVLSELDSSCQMIYFDPRGCGRSDRFKNPALYSLDNMVADVESLRTHLNISAFNIIGHETGGMLAQKYAIKYPARVNRLLLMSTTAQVSDLAIWLNSFRDFMPRQIAAQIKRYERDSLFADGRYSDVYERTVLSGIMVPNYFSTASSVPPDFSLPERSWPVYLAMWGNTGYFDISGNLKDFDVRNDLKTLKIKTLILVGQNDYISPFVMESLVSSIPKAKMHTFDGAGHFFYLEKRDEFLNVVKDFLNN; encoded by the coding sequence ATGCGTTTGCTTCCATCAATAGTGTTGATCTCCGCTGTTACCGTCTCGCTTGCCGGCTGCACGCGGGGAGGGAAGGTCGATGCCGTGAACGCCGAAATGATCCCGCTGAAAGACAAGGTGATCACCGGATACGTCACGGGAAAAGGGGGAGTAAAGCTCTTTATCCGCATCGAAGGAAACGGTTCGCCGACGCTGGTGCTCCCCGGCGGTCCCGGTTACGGGTTCGATTATCTTGTCCCGGTCCTTTCGGAACTTGATTCATCCTGCCAGATGATTTATTTTGACCCTCGCGGGTGCGGCCGGTCCGACCGGTTCAAGAATCCTGCGCTCTATTCGCTCGACAACATGGTCGCCGATGTTGAATCGCTCCGGACCCACCTCAACATCTCCGCGTTCAATATTATCGGCCATGAAACGGGGGGAATGCTGGCGCAGAAGTACGCCATTAAATATCCCGCACGCGTCAACAGGCTTCTTCTCATGAGCACGACCGCTCAGGTTTCCGACCTTGCCATCTGGCTCAACAGCTTCAGGGATTTTATGCCAAGGCAAATTGCCGCCCAGATAAAACGGTATGAGAGGGACAGTCTCTTCGCCGACGGCCGCTATTCGGATGTTTATGAGCGGACGGTTTTATCCGGCATCATGGTGCCAAACTATTTTTCCACCGCTTCAAGCGTTCCCCCCGATTTCTCTTTGCCCGAACGGTCGTGGCCCGTCTATCTTGCCATGTGGGGGAATACCGGTTATTTTGATATCTCGGGAAACTTGAAGGACTTTGACGTGCGGAACGACCTGAAGACCCTGAAGATCAAAACGCTGATTCTGGTCGGTCAAAACGATTACATTTCTCCATTCGTGATGGAGTCGCTGGTGAGTTCAATTCCAAAAGCCAAGATGCACACGTTCGACGGCGCAGGCCATTTCTTTTACCTGGAAAAGCGTGACGAATTTTTGAACGTGGTAAAGGATTT